CGCCATTTAAGAACCGTTGGCAAAGGAATGTACTCTTAAATAACTTGTGCCATCTAATAAGAATCGCTTTATTATTCAGACGCTTTGCTTTTGCTATATCGATGTGCAGGACTAGATGAGTGTGGTTGCTCATAACCGCGTAGGCGCAAATATCAATACAAAATATCCTGCCAAGTTGAAGTAGTTTCTTTTCAACCCAATCCCGCCTGTATTCATATGAACGACCCGTTAGAGGGTCTTGTCCACACAAATAAGCGCGACGAACGCAACGTGAAATGCAGTGATAATAAGGCGTGTTTGAAATACTAATTAAGTTTCTACGTGGGGTTGCCATGCTCTTCTCCTCCATGAGTTGAACAATTTAAGTTTAGTCATAATTTTGAGAAGTGAGAAATATTAAGCTGGGTGTCTAGTTAGTGGTTATTTTGTTTATAGGTTAACTCTGTGGAGTGATAGAAATTAATATGGGTGTCTGGTTAGTGATATGGGTGTCTTGTTAGTAAAGAAATTAACTGATTATTTGATCCCATAGCTTTAGTTATGGGATCAAATTTGGTTATTGGGGGGAGTAAGCTAAGGAGGACGAGTTATTCTACAAAGACTCTAAATCCCCATGCTGGAATTGTGAGTTCTGTTGTTTGAGTAAATTCCATTGCCTGTTTTGAAAAAGCATCCGTGTATTTACCTAAAAACAATGGCTCTTTAAAGCTAACTGTTTGTGGCGCTTTTGATAGGTTGAATACGGCAAATACTTTATCGTTGCCTTTTGCACGAACAAAGCTAAGCACCTGTTTTGGTGCGGTGTTTGGTACATGCACCATGCGGCCGCCAAATTGGCCATTCCACAGTGCTTCATTACTATGTTTGAGTGCAAATAGTGATTGGTATAAATCACCAATAGGGTGCTTTTGCCATTTGATAGGGTCACGTTCAAAAAAAGCGAGGCGTTTATCGTTACCCGCTTCTTGGCCGTTGTAAATCATCGGGAAGCCTTCGCCAACGACAGATAATGCAATAACGGCTTCGAGTGCATCGCCATAGTTTTCGAACATGGTGCCTTCCCATGCGTTGCTATCATGGTTGGCAACACCCACAAGGCGATAAGCTTCTTCTGGAAATGCACTTTCGTTCCATGAATAATAAACGAAGAGGGCGCTGACATCAGCATGTCCATTTACGATTTTATGCATGTGCTCAGACCATGACCATGCGTAAGTCATATCAAATGCTTCGGCATGTAAATCGCGAGACTCCCACTCAGCAAGCATTAAAACAGGCTTTATGTCATCAAGCTCACGGCGGACGTTATTCCAAAAATCTACGGGCACAAAGCCTGCCACATCACAGCGATAGCCATCAATACCGACTTCTTTTACCCAGTATTTCATTGATTCTGTCATATATTCACGTAGAGCAGGCTTTGAATAATCAAAGTCAATAATGTCAGACCAATCCCACCACGGCGTCGGCCTAAATTGGCCTTTGTAGTCTCGGTCGTACCAATCGGGGTGCTCATATCGAAGCCTGTTATCCCAAGCACTGTGGTTTGCTACCCAATCTAAAATGACATACATCCCCATATCATGGGCTTTGTTCACAAATGTTTTAAGGTCTTCTAATGTGCCAAACTCTGGGTTTACTTTACGGTAATCTTTTACAGAATAAGGGCTACCTAAACTGCCTTTGCGGTTTTCTTCACCAATCGGGTTTATTGGCATAAGCCAAATAATATCAACGCCTAACTCTTTCAAGCGTGGCAATTGCTGTTGTGCTGCATTAAAGGTGCCTTGTGGAGTAAATTGGCGAGTGTTTAATTGATACAGTACCGCATTTTTTGACCATTCCGGGTGAGTTAGTTTTACGTAAGGCATGGGCTCATAGGCACTGTTTGAAGTTTTAGTGTGTGTACATGCAGTAATGAGGCTTAGCAATAAAATAAGCACACTTTTGGTTAGCATTGAATTCATATCAGGCCTTGTTGTCGAATAAACGTGTTGTATGAAAAAACAACACTTCGACTAAATATATACCCTGAGCTAATATTTACAATTAAATGCATACGTATTCACAGTGTGGTTACATAATCGATTAAGTAGCAATATTACGCTTAATTATATTTGGATGGGGGCTAAATACTTAAATGATTAAATAGGGTGGGGAAATATGTAAAAACGACAGCAAGAAAAAGCTAAGCTGTCGTTTAAATATGCCGAGCTAGGCTGAAATCATAAAAGCCGATTTACTGGCATCCCAGCTGATCAGTTTTTTAATTTCTAGCTCTTTTATAATGGTTAGTAATTCAGAGTCACTTAGGCAGCAGCCTTGTTTTAGTTTATCGAGTGATATCTCTTTATTACGGCTATGAAGCTTAGAGGCCAACATAATACGGTAGATTAATTTTGACTTACGGTTCATAACGCATCTCCTCCACATTTTTGTTGATAGCATTTTAGTTGCTACTTGGTTTTTATAATTTGGTGCAATGTGTACTGATGATTTTTTCGACTATGAGGGATCTTTTTAGCCAAGTCAATCAATATAGGATAAAAATTATACAGTATTGAATTAGCAGGAGAAACGTTAAAATAAAATTGCAAGCTATTGAAATAAAACGAAATTAAGATTTTCGCTTGGGCAGGCCTAATCTATGAGCTCGTCACGGCTAACCGCAATCACATCATGAAGTGCTTTAAATAGTAAATGCTTTTCAATCGGTTTGCCTACGTGGCCATTAAAACCACAGTTCATGTATTCGATGATATTTTCTTTCATCACGTTGGCAGTCAAGGCAATAACAGGCACCTCTTTATCAATACTACGAATATGTGAGCACGCTTCTATCCCTCCCATAACTGGCATTTGTATATCCATTAAAACTAAAATGGGGTTGAGTTGTTTAAATAGCTCGACTGCTTCAGCGCCATCTTTTGCAAAGTGAAGGTCTGCGTTGGTTTCTGCAAGCATCGATTTGATGATCATAGTATTGAGCGGGTTATCTTCAGCAATTAACAAGGTTTTAGCCGATAAGTCAGGTGCAGTCACATCAGTAAAGCTATCATGTAAGTGCTGCTTTTCAGATACTTTGAGCGGTAAATAAACGGTGAAATGGGTGCCTTTACCGAGTGCGCTGTCTACATCAATACGCCCGTTCATACGGTTAATGAGGTTAGCGGTAATCGACATGCCTAATCCTGTCCCGCCAAAACGCCGCGTTATACTGTTATCGGCTTGTTGAAAACGGTTAAACAGATGCATTAAACCTTCTTTATTCATACCAATGCCGGTATCAATCACTTCTATCTCAACACCTTGTTTTTGGCTTTGCGAAGATTTATTAATTTTTACTTGCACGCCACCTTGCTCGGTAAATTTAACGGCGTTAGAAACCAGGTTTAAAATAATTTGTCGAACCCGAACTGGGTCTCCTATCCATAAATCTTCAACGTCATCGTCTATATCTATGTTTAGTTCAATTGATTTTTCGTTACAAAGCGGCAGAAAATCAGAATTGATTGACTCAACAACCTTCGACATTGAAAAGTCCACCTGTTCAATTGAAAGCTCGTTCGCCTCCATTTTCGAAAAGTCTAAAATATCGTTGATGATAGTAAGGAGTGATCGACAAGAAAATAGCGCCTTAGAAACAACTTCTATATTTTTCGGTTTTTGAATGTTTGGCTGCAAAATTTGTAAAAGCCCCATAATGCCATTAAGTGGGGTGCGTATTTCATGACTCATATTGGCTAAAAATTCTGATTTTATTCTCGCGCCTTCTACAGCACGCTCAGTGAGCTCAATCTGTTGTTTATATGAGTTTGAAAGCTTTCTAAAGTAAATAAGCAATATGCTGGTGAGCAATATTATTGTTAGCACATGCACGATATAAGCAATTTGAAAGTTTTCATTAATAGCGATGCCTTTATCTTTAAGGATTAAGTTTACATGTTGCTCAAAAGCGGCAAGTGCCTTCAATGCAGCTGTGTCGTCTACTTTTACAGTGGTATCTATCTGCTCGCTAGTTGCG
Above is a window of Pseudoalteromonas shioyasakiensis DNA encoding:
- a CDS encoding alpha-amylase family glycosyl hydrolase; translated protein: MNSMLTKSVLILLLSLITACTHTKTSNSAYEPMPYVKLTHPEWSKNAVLYQLNTRQFTPQGTFNAAQQQLPRLKELGVDIIWLMPINPIGEENRKGSLGSPYSVKDYRKVNPEFGTLEDLKTFVNKAHDMGMYVILDWVANHSAWDNRLRYEHPDWYDRDYKGQFRPTPWWDWSDIIDFDYSKPALREYMTESMKYWVKEVGIDGYRCDVAGFVPVDFWNNVRRELDDIKPVLMLAEWESRDLHAEAFDMTYAWSWSEHMHKIVNGHADVSALFVYYSWNESAFPEEAYRLVGVANHDSNAWEGTMFENYGDALEAVIALSVVGEGFPMIYNGQEAGNDKRLAFFERDPIKWQKHPIGDLYQSLFALKHSNEALWNGQFGGRMVHVPNTAPKQVLSFVRAKGNDKVFAVFNLSKAPQTVSFKEPLFLGKYTDAFSKQAMEFTQTTELTIPAWGFRVFVE
- a CDS encoding ATP-binding protein translates to MTKALQQTKNKLKVNAIIVIALVTSLTVTSLFFYKNVDSQWHDYSKTAANVYVLHDKLIQKLGYGGFIHHFKNLVLRKNTELYLPPIKSELIEIKEIFAKLGAIKEYDQTALTDVKKTVIEYEDKLDIVLKMIANGATSEQIDTTVKVDDTAALKALAAFEQHVNLILKDKGIAINENFQIAYIVHVLTIILLTSILLIYFRKLSNSYKQQIELTERAVEGARIKSEFLANMSHEIRTPLNGIMGLLQILQPNIQKPKNIEVVSKALFSCRSLLTIINDILDFSKMEANELSIEQVDFSMSKVVESINSDFLPLCNEKSIELNIDIDDDVEDLWIGDPVRVRQIILNLVSNAVKFTEQGGVQVKINKSSQSQKQGVEIEVIDTGIGMNKEGLMHLFNRFQQADNSITRRFGGTGLGMSITANLINRMNGRIDVDSALGKGTHFTVYLPLKVSEKQHLHDSFTDVTAPDLSAKTLLIAEDNPLNTMIIKSMLAETNADLHFAKDGAEAVELFKQLNPILVLMDIQMPVMGGIEACSHIRSIDKEVPVIALTANVMKENIIEYMNCGFNGHVGKPIEKHLLFKALHDVIAVSRDELID